The following is a genomic window from Pirellulales bacterium.
CCACCGGCTGCGGATTCGGATCGGCTTCGCAATCCGGCGTGGCGGTGATGATCACGCAGCCGCTGATGCTCGCCGGGAGCCAATCGCAGAAATCGTAGTGCAGCCCGGCCACGCCGGACCCGAGCAGCACGCCGGTAGTTGTGTCGCTGCCGACCACCGTGCCGCCGGCGGTCCCGACGTCGGCATCGTTCTCAAAAATGCCGGTGGGTTGAACCTCGTGGACGCCGTACTTCAATCCAGGTGTCAAGTTCGTGAATTGGTAGTTGCCTTGCAAATCGGTCGTGGTGGTCGCGAGCACGTGGCCGTCGGCATCGAGCAACTGGATCGTCACTCCCGCGACGGGCTGCGGATTTGGATCCTCTTCGCAATTCTGCGTGGTCGTGGTCACCACGTGGCCACTAATGCTCGCGGGGAGCACGTCACAGAATCCGTAGCCGCTCGCGTCCACACCGTCGCCAAGGGCTACTTGTGTGATCGCGAAGTTGACAATTGTGCCGCCGGAGCTGCCGATGTCTTCGTCGTCGTGCATGTAGCCGGTCGGCAAGATTTCGCTCACGCCGTAGGTGACGCCCGGCATGAGATTGTTGAACTGGTAGTTCCCGTTCGCGTCGGTCGTCGTGGTCTTGAGTATGTTGCCATCGGCGTCGAGCAACTGCACGGTCACTCCGGAAAGTGGCTGATTGGCGAGGCAATCGCTGACATTTCCCGCGATGCTTGCCGGGCGAACGTCGCAGAAATCGTAGCCCGCTGCGTTCGTCCCGTCGCCGAGCGCGATTTGGATGATCGAGGCGTCCGCCGCGATCGTGCCGCCAGAGTTGCCGATAGCTTCGTCCTCGTGAATAAAGCCGGTCGGCAGGATTTCGCTCACGCCGTAGGTCGCGCCCGGCAGGAGGCCGCCGAATTGGTAATTGCCTTGCTGGTCGGTCGTGGTCGTCTTGAGCACATTGCCGCTGGAGTCGAGCAACTGCACGATCACGCCCGAAAGCGGCTGGTTCGTAAGGCAGTCGGCGACATTGCCGCTCAGGCTGGCGGGGAGCCGCTTGCCGAAGTCGTATTCCGTGCCCGATTGGCCGCCGAGCAGCGTGATGCCGTTGATCTGATCGCCGACCAACGCGACCGTGCCGCCGAGCGAGCCGGGCGTCACCTTGCCATCCAGGTATCCGGGGGGCTGAGTCGTCTCGCTGACGGTGTATTGGCCGGGGGCTAGGCCCGTGACAGTATATGAGCCGTCGGAGGCGGTGGTGGTAGTGATCGGAGTCGTGCTGCCATCGAGCGCCGAGATCGGGGTGACGACGATCGTCACGCCGCCGATGCCCTGCTCGCCCGATTCCCGGATGCCATCGTTGTTTGCGTCGTGATAGACGTAGCCGCTGATATTGACGGCCTGCGCGAGAGCGAAATCGTTCTGGATGCTGTCTTCGCCGCCGAGCAGATCAACCTGGCTGACAATCAGCCGACTGACGACAGTGCCATCGGTCGTGCCATTGACCGAGCCGGCGGTCGCGCCGACGGCGAAATACCCCGGCGGCTGAGTCTCGACGACCTGATACGTGCCGGGCAACAACCATTGGTACAGATAGTTGCCATTGGCGTCGGTCGTTGTGGTCTTGCCAGTCGAAACGTATTGCGATCCGTCGAATTGATAGAGCGTGAGCGTGACTCCCGCGAGTCCCGGTTCGCCCGCATCTTGATGGTTGTTCAGATTCGGATCGCTGAAGACCGTTCCGCCAATCGAAATTGGCAGCGGGGTTTGTGTCACCAGCACATTGGCGCCCGTCGTCTGGTTCGACTGATCGGTGCTGCTCGGCGGCATGTAGTTTTGCGGCGGCAGGTCGAGCGTCGAGCCAGACGTGACGTTGTTCTGCTGAAAAAGCGTGTCGTAGCCGGCCACGTAGGCCGTGTTGACCGAGAGGTTCTCGTAGTGCGGGGCGGTGAAAGTGCCGGTGAGATGAGCGCTCTGGAAATCGTTTCCCTTGGCGAGCGGAGCGGTCGAGACGGCGTGGGTGTTGGGATCGATGGCAACGACCTGCTCGGCATTGTCGCTGAGCACGAGTTTATCGCCGGCGACGAAACCGCTGAGCGTCAGCACGATTTGCGTTCCGCCGTTGGTCGCCGTCTCGTTGACGACCTGGAAACCGTTGCTGGAGACGATCGTGAGCGGCGATTGCCCGGATTGACCTTGGCTCCCCGGAGTGTCCCAAACGATGTCGCCCACGGCCAGCCCGAGCTGATTCTTGCTGCCGTCGATCACCAGTTGGGTCAATTGCGTTCCGGCGGCGCCTCCTTGGAATGAAACTTGGATCGTGTTCGGCGTAGTGTTTGTGCCGGGGGCTGGATCGAAGAAGACGCTGCCGAAGTGAATCTGCGGCGGGGCGGCCGTGAGCAATTGCCGCGGCTCCATCTGCTCGAAGCGGCAGACGCGAAGATGCTCTCCCGCGGCCCGTCCGGGTTTGCGGCCGGCCGATTTGAAAATCCGACGCCAAATGGCTGCTGTGTTAAACAGACTCACGAACAGGCCCTCCCTGACCGTTTTGGTGTCACCATGGCACGCAGAGCGTGCCCTACCGGTTCACTCGCCGCCCGTCAATTTCTACAGCGTCGTGTCGCCCTTGCGCCGAGCGCTGTCTTCGCCGGTCCGCTGGAGATTCCACAAGCGGATCGTCGTGTCGAAGCTCCCTGAGACAAGCACGTGGTGCTGCACGTCCGCGACCAGGCTCGACACCGTGCCGGTGTGCCCGACGAAGCGCTCGATTTCCTTCTGCGTGCCAAGGTCCCAAAGACGGATTGCGTTGTCGCTGCCGCCGCTGGCGAGCATCTTCGGGCCGCAAAATGTCAGCGAACGGATCTTCGCCCCGCGGCTTTGCATCGAGAAAACATCCTGGCCGCTGCGGGCGTCCCAGAGCCGGATGATCTGGTCTTCGCCGGCCGAAACCAATTGGCTGCCATCGGCCGAGAAGGCCAGGATTCGAATTCGCATCCGATGTGCCGGCCACTCCTTCGCGACGCGGCCATCGGCCATGTTCCAGATGCGAATCTGGCCGTTCCCGCCGCCGGCCGCCAGCAGCGATCCGTCGGGCGAGAAGGCCACGCTCCGCATATCGTGGCAGGGGCATTCGAGCGTCTTGAGCACTTCGCCCGTCGCGATGCTATAGATCTGCAACTTGTCTTCGAATCCGGCGGCGGCGATCGACTTGCCGTCGGGGCTGAAGCCGACGGTGTAAATCGCCAGCTCGTGCTCCTTGAGCGTTCGCATCAGCCGCCCGCTCGCCACATCCCAAAGCCGCACACAGCGGTCGTCCCCCGCCGAGGCCAAAATGGCGCCGTCTGGGCTGAAGGCCACTGAGCGAATCCAATCCGTGTGACCCCGCATTACGTGCAACAGCTTCATCCCTTCGATCGACCAAATGCGCAGCACATGGTCGTCTCCTCCCGCGGCCAGCAGATTGCCGTCCGGGCTGAGGCCGACGGTGCTGATCACCGGTGCTCGGCTCGTCGGCTGATCGGGCGACACCGGAACGACTTGCGTTGCCTTTTGCGTCGGCGGCGAAGCCGCGACGGTCGTGGGCGAAGCCATCGGGCAGGCGAGAATCGTCGAAAGACCGAGCAGCAACCGGCGAAGGCTGTCCACGTTGATCACCATCCCTGGTTTCAAATTTCGTAGCTGAATTCGCCAGAATTCAGTGGCGGCGTCGGCACGGGCCGCGCACGGAATCTGGCGAACTCCGCTACTCGTCCCGTTCGGCGATTGATCGCGGCGAGAGCGCGCACGGCGGCGCAGCAGCTCTGCCGTTTATATCGGTCGAAAGCCCACGACTGCCGTAGCCGAACCGCGAAGCGGCGTAGAGCTGTGCCGATCGGGTAAAGAATAGCGGCTAGGCAAGTCTCATTATCTGCCGCCCGTCAGTTGCCAATCTCCCGGCGGCGGAAAACGCTCAGCGGGCGGCCGACCAGCAGTGAGTCACGAAGCACTTCGCCGCCAGTCCACGGACGGCTGTCGCGCGAAATGGGGCTGTTGTCGCCCAGCACGAAATACTCGTCCGGCCCTAAATGGCAAATGGTCGAATTGGCCGACCGAATCGGCCGCGTATAATAAACGTCGCGCCAGATTTGGAGCCGCGAGATTAGTATCTCGAGGCCGGATGCGCCGATCGAGAACGGTTGTGAAGATGCATGCAGGTCACTGCTCGGGGGAACATAGGGATAGATTAGCTCGGTCCGTCCGCCAATCGCCAGAACGACTTGCTGATCGATGAGCGACAACACCACTTCCGTCGGCCAATCCAGCAATCCGGCGACCGCTTGAATCGATTGCACTTCGCGGCCATTTCGTGCCAGTGCGATCGCTCCCGTCGCTGGTAGGATCGAGACTTGAAATTCCTCGCGGCCGTCGCGGGCCTTGAGCTGCAGCGTGCCCTTGCCGCTCGCTGAAAGTTGGCAGACGAGCATTAAATCGGTTACATCGTTCAACTGCCGCGACGTTGTCTGATTGTAGCCATCCTCATCGCGGATTGGCGCTTCTCCAATCGTCAGCGGCCCGCCCGCCGTGCGGCGCCAGTGGACGTAATTGAGCCAATTGATCGACGGCGATCGCAACTTGCATTGCCAACCGCCATCGACGATCTGCCAGCCGCTATCGGGCTGAGCCGACCAGCGGTTCGGCAGATCGCTCGCGGCGCTGGACCAGGCCGTATCGTGAACCAGGATCGCCATCTCGCGCTGACGATCGAGCGGCTTGCGGGCGATCGAACCATCCACATACACATCGCCGTCGCGAATCTCGATCGCTTCTCCAGGCAGCCCCACGATTCGTTTGATGCAATAGTCGCTCGCGCGCTCGGGACAGCGAAAGAGAGCCACTTCCCAGCGCCGCGGCGCACGCCAAGCGAATGTGCTGCGGTCGATGAGCAGTCGGTCGCCGGCGATGATGTCGGGGGCCAATTCGATGCCGCCGCGCCCGCAATTCGGGCACGTGGCGGACGCGTTGTCTCGTGACCCCACGGCGTCGCAAGCAAATTCCATCCCGCAATCGGGACAGCGGGTGACGCGATGCGGTCCCAAGTACGTCGTGGCCATTGAGCCGCTCGAGACGACGATCGGCGCCGGCCATCCCTCGAGGAAGAATTCTTTCGCCATGATCCCGGCGATCGAAAGCAAGACGCTGGCCTCAATGATCCAACGCATCGGCCCGCGCGAGCGACGGCGACGGAGGACGATTTCGCGTGGACACATGGAGGGGAAATGACGAATTCCGAATGACGAATAACGAAAGAATGACGAAGCTCAAATGACGAAGCTCGAATGACGAATCCAGTGTGGCGTCGCGATCCGCGCCGCGCTCCGACCACCCGTTTAGCCGCGACCCGCAGCGAAGCGCAGGGGAGCGCGCAAGCGCACGGCCAGCCAGCCCCTTATTCTAATCCGCCGGCGCGTCACTCCGGCAGTTCCTCCGTGCTCGGTTCTGGGAGCCAGAAGCTGGCGATCAGGCCGATGGCATAGACCAAGAGCGCCACGGTCCCCGCCGCGTAGGCCAGACGAGTGGGGCCGCTGAGCTTTGGGACGGCCGTTGCCAACAACAATGCCAACGACGCCGTCACTTGCTGCGCGCCAGTTCCGAGCATGCGGCCGCCGACGTTGGCGGCGAAGCTCTCCCCGGTGCCGCGAAGGTAGGTGGGGTAAACTCGGGGCAGATAATTGCCCCAAAAACTGAATTGCGCGATGGTGAAGAAACCGGCCAGCCCGATTCCCCATTTGAGCACGTCAAGACTCTGCTCGCCCAGGTTTCCGGTCCCCGCAATAAAGAAGACCGCCGGAATAACGATCAGCCCCGGAATCTGAAAAACTCGCAACAAAGTGACACGCCGGGCGATCAAAAGCGCTAGCCAGGCGAGCGAGAATCGGCCGATCAGCCCCCCTAGCTCCTGATAGAGTTGAACATTGCCGACGATCTGCTGGCGTTCTTTCGTCAGCTTGAGAATCTGAGCTTTGAGCGGCTTGAACTCTGCGCTCGCTGGATCGAGTTTCTGCAATTGCGCTTGCAACTTTGGAACGACAGCCATGCTCGGCACAAGTCCCGGCACGATCTGCGGAACGAGTTGCAAAGCACCAAACGCCGCGCCGAACGCGCAGGCGAAGAGCACCGTCGAGACAATGGTCGTTCGGCGAAAGGTCCCTTGAAAGAGTTCGCCGAGCCGCGGCCGTTTCAATCGTCCTGCGGCCTTCTTCTCCCGCCAGGCCGGAGATTCCGGCAAGAACGGGCGGATCAGAATCAGCGGCACGGCCGGAATCAAGCCCGAAAGCAGCCCATAACGCCACGCCGCCTGACTGCCGTGGATCGCCGCCCAGTCAGGCAGATTTCCGGCGATCGCGACCGATCCTTTCCACGCCGCCGTGGCGAGCAATCCGCCGCACGAGCCGAAGGCCTGCGTGAACCCCAGAACCGCCTCACGTCGCCTTGGGTCGGGAAACAGCTCTGCCAGCCACGCCACCGCGGCGACAAACTCGACGCATACGCCAATAAATGTCGTGCAGCGGAATACGAGCAGCATCATCGGCGAAGTGGCAAGCGCCGACGCGGCGGACGAGAACGCATAGATGAGAATGCTCCAGGTGAGCACGCGCCGCCGTCCGAGCCGGTCGGTGAGATAGCCGCCGAGAAGCCCGAAGACGCCGCCGCAGACCGCGCTGGCCCAGGTGATCCGGCTCGTCCAGGCAACGATCGCGTTGTAGCCGTCTGTCGTCGCCGGATCGACGTGCAACAATTCCGCCAGCGCCGGCGGTCCGACCAGCGGCATGATCAACAGCACATACGTGTCAAACGCAAATCCAATCGCGGCGATGATGCAAATCAACCATTGAACGGGCGTGAGTCGAGCCGATGCCGGCGAAGGGAGCGAATTCATGGATCAATCCGGAGGGAGAAATTGGGGCGGGCGGCGTGAGTCAGCAATATGGCCGGCATTGTAGTCCAACCGCACAACGAGGTGTAGGGTGCGTCAAGGCTCGTCCGCAGACGCACCGGGGAGCGCGGCGAGTGGGTGCCCACGTCGAGTTTCGGTGCGTCAGCGCTTCGCTTGACACACCCTACGACTGCCGCGGCACACGGAGTGTGCCTACTACGTTAGCGCTCGCGAGAATCGCCGCCCGCTTGGCGACCACGTGCAGCCGCGCTGGCGCCGGTTGATTTGCCCACGGCCGCTTGCGCCAGCGCCGTCTCGGCGGCCCGATTGT
Proteins encoded in this region:
- a CDS encoding WD40 repeat domain-containing protein is translated as MDSLRRLLLGLSTILACPMASPTTVAASPPTQKATQVVPVSPDQPTSRAPVISTVGLSPDGNLLAAGGDDHVLRIWSIEGMKLLHVMRGHTDWIRSVAFSPDGAILASAGDDRCVRLWDVASGRLMRTLKEHELAIYTVGFSPDGKSIAAAGFEDKLQIYSIATGEVLKTLECPCHDMRSVAFSPDGSLLAAGGGNGQIRIWNMADGRVAKEWPAHRMRIRILAFSADGSQLVSAGEDQIIRLWDARSGQDVFSMQSRGAKIRSLTFCGPKMLASGGSDNAIRLWDLGTQKEIERFVGHTGTVSSLVADVQHHVLVSGSFDTTIRLWNLQRTGEDSARRKGDTTL
- a CDS encoding SdrD B-like domain-containing protein, producing MSLFNTAAIWRRIFKSAGRKPGRAAGEHLRVCRFEQMEPRQLLTAAPPQIHFGSVFFDPAPGTNTTPNTIQVSFQGGAAGTQLTQLVIDGSKNQLGLAVGDIVWDTPGSQGQSGQSPLTIVSSNGFQVVNETATNGGTQIVLTLSGFVAGDKLVLSDNAEQVVAIDPNTHAVSTAPLAKGNDFQSAHLTGTFTAPHYENLSVNTAYVAGYDTLFQQNNVTSGSTLDLPPQNYMPPSSTDQSNQTTGANVLVTQTPLPISIGGTVFSDPNLNNHQDAGEPGLAGVTLTLYQFDGSQYVSTGKTTTTDANGNYLYQWLLPGTYQVVETQPPGYFAVGATAGSVNGTTDGTVVSRLIVSQVDLLGGEDSIQNDFALAQAVNISGYVYHDANNDGIRESGEQGIGGVTIVVTPISALDGSTTPITTTTASDGSYTVTGLAPGQYTVSETTQPPGYLDGKVTPGSLGGTVALVGDQINGITLLGGQSGTEYDFGKRLPASLSGNVADCLTNQPLSGVIVQLLDSSGNVLKTTTTDQQGNYQFGGLLPGATYGVSEILPTGFIHEDEAIGNSGGTIAADASIIQIALGDGTNAAGYDFCDVRPASIAGNVSDCLANQPLSGVTVQLLDADGNILKTTTTDANGNYQFNNLMPGVTYGVSEILPTGYMHDDEDIGSSGGTIVNFAITQVALGDGVDASGYGFCDVLPASISGHVVTTTTQNCEEDPNPQPVAGVTIQLLDADGHVLATTTTDLQGNYQFTNLTPGLKYGVHEVQPTGIFENDADVGTAGGTVVGSDTTTGVLLGSGVAGLHYDFCDWLPASISGCVIITATPDCEADPNPQPVAGVTIQLLDAEGNVLKTTTTDENGNYQFSGLTPWVQYTVHEVQPQGLFENDADVGSIGGTVVGKDTTTQIDPGSGAAAIHYNFCNLAPVSISGKVQIDTTGNCDTAIDLPTLAGVTIDLLDGDGNVLSTTVTNAGGQYSFTDLMPGTYGIRAEQPANYFSEDADVGSVGGVTVGLDTTSQIVLNSGIAGINYNFCVEPPGTISGFVFQDGPPIALPQGATLSPSQVSLYRSGIFQPSDKRLAGVTLYLGDGDGQVILDNNLQPISTVTDANGFYQFTDLKAGTYTVLEQLPQDAQPNLIAGLITAGTSGGVPLNAGVSISPSIIQQLAIPASSTAIVQIPLAIGANSADNNFSVVVTQSEPPQPIPPPIPPIPPQFPPIENPPAAQVAFVPLGSPITFVPPMPQPVFEHFAVGGASDTEYSWHLSVIDGGQPRESDDAGAVQFTPAGFNVNSWMGIDLSRSQWTVNDGQGDPKLRYVFGTPGAIPISGDFMGDGKTRMGVFIDGEWFIDMNGDGVWDEGDMYCKLGGPGDKPVVGDWDGDGKDDIGVYGPAWNGDPKAIAREPGLPKPHNPPSGLKKNHPPRPEESTGERTMKLTSRGKLRADVIDHVFQFGHQGDIPVVGDWTGSGVKTIGIFHDGVWMLDLNGDGHWGPEDLMAHFGEKGDIPVVGDWDGSGRDSIGVFRNGKWILDTNHNFEQDAKNEVRQLGAAGDTPVVGDWSGSGHAEIGVYHNGALERPDAK
- a CDS encoding MFS transporter; protein product: MNSLPSPASARLTPVQWLICIIAAIGFAFDTYVLLIMPLVGPPALAELLHVDPATTDGYNAIVAWTSRITWASAVCGGVFGLLGGYLTDRLGRRRVLTWSILIYAFSSAASALATSPMMLLVFRCTTFIGVCVEFVAAVAWLAELFPDPRRREAVLGFTQAFGSCGGLLATAAWKGSVAIAGNLPDWAAIHGSQAAWRYGLLSGLIPAVPLILIRPFLPESPAWREKKAAGRLKRPRLGELFQGTFRRTTIVSTVLFACAFGAAFGALQLVPQIVPGLVPSMAVVPKLQAQLQKLDPASAEFKPLKAQILKLTKERQQIVGNVQLYQELGGLIGRFSLAWLALLIARRVTLLRVFQIPGLIVIPAVFFIAGTGNLGEQSLDVLKWGIGLAGFFTIAQFSFWGNYLPRVYPTYLRGTGESFAANVGGRMLGTGAQQVTASLALLLATAVPKLSGPTRLAYAAGTVALLVYAIGLIASFWLPEPSTEELPE
- the lepB gene encoding signal peptidase I; protein product: MRWIIEASVLLSIAGIMAKEFFLEGWPAPIVVSSGSMATTYLGPHRVTRCPDCGMEFACDAVGSRDNASATCPNCGRGGIELAPDIIAGDRLLIDRSTFAWRAPRRWEVALFRCPERASDYCIKRIVGLPGEAIEIRDGDVYVDGSIARKPLDRQREMAILVHDTAWSSAASDLPNRWSAQPDSGWQIVDGGWQCKLRSPSINWLNYVHWRRTAGGPLTIGEAPIRDEDGYNQTTSRQLNDVTDLMLVCQLSASGKGTLQLKARDGREEFQVSILPATGAIALARNGREVQSIQAVAGLLDWPTEVVLSLIDQQVVLAIGGRTELIYPYVPPSSDLHASSQPFSIGASGLEILISRLQIWRDVYYTRPIRSANSTICHLGPDEYFVLGDNSPISRDSRPWTGGEVLRDSLLVGRPLSVFRRREIGN